In Syngnathus acus chromosome 5, fSynAcu1.2, whole genome shotgun sequence, a genomic segment contains:
- the tkta gene encoding transketolase isoform X2: MEDYHKPDQQTVQALRNIANRLRINSIKATTAAGTGHPTSCCNVAEIMSVLYFHTMKYRPDDPRNFHSDRFLMSKAQSAPALYSMWVETGFLKESELLSMCQVDSSLEGHLIPKQQFVDVTTGYLGQGLGVACGMAYTGKYFDKASYRVYCLLGDGEMSEGSVWEAMSFASYYQLDNLVAIMDINRLSQSDSAPLQHHAEKYQRRCEAFGWHAIIVDGHSVEELCKALSQPRHQPTAIIAKTIKGKGIPAAEDKMGWHSKTLPKDMAEMVMKDLQSRIMSTSKHLYPPAPIEDSPPVSLRNIRMASAPAYKPGEKISTRKAYGMAITKLARYNDRVVALDGDTKNLTYSEIFKNEHPNRFVECYIAQQNMVNVAMGCTARERNVVFASTLASFFTRAYDQLRMAAILDSNVNLCGSHCGLSTGEEGPSLMGLEDMAMFRALPRTTIFYPCDGVSTEKAVELAASTKGVCYIRTSRQDNAIIYNSNDDFHVGQAKVVYQSKEDQVTVVAAGVTLHEALAAAEHLKKERIYVRVIDAFTIKPLDSKTIIDHTRATRGRILTVEDHYYEGGLGEAVCSAVVNETGFNLHRLAVSHVPHSGKPQDLLKIYGIDRDAIAQAIRKMLSTSTNAK; this comes from the exons ATGGAGGATTACCACAAACCTGACCAACAGACAGTGCAGGCGTTGAGGAACATCGCCAATCGCCTAAGGATCAACTCCATCAAGGCGACTACCGCAGCAGGCACAGG aCATCCTACATCATGCTGCAATGTGGCCGAAATCATGTCTGTGCTCTACTTCCACACCATGAAGTACCGCCCCGACGACCCACGAAACTTCCACAGCGATCGCTTCCTCATGTCCAAG GCTCAATCTGCACCAGCCTTGTACTCCATGTGGGTTGAAACAGGCTTCCTAAAGGAGAGTGAGTTGCTGAGTATGTGCCAGGTTGACTCTTCACTGGAGGGCCACCTCATCCCA AAGCAGCAATTTGTGGACGTAACCACCGGCTATTTGGGACAGGGACTCGGTGTGGCCTGCGGAATGGCGTACACTGGGAAATACTTTGACAAAGCCAG CTACCGTGTTTACTGCCTGTTGGGGGATGGTGAAATGTCAGAAGGCTCCGTATGGGAAGCCATGTCGTTCGCTTCCTACTACCAGCTCGACAACCTAGTGGCCATCATGGACATCAACCGTCTGAGCCAAAGTGACTCTGCGCCTCTGCAGCATCATGCAGAGAAATACCAGAGACGCTGCGAAGCGTTCGG TTGGCACGCCATCATTGTGGATGGACACAGTGTGGAGGAGCTGTGCAAGGCTCTGAGCCAGCCACGCCATCAACCCACAGCTATCATTGCCAAAACCATCAAGGGCAAAGGCATTCCAG CCGCAGAAGATAAGATGGGATGGCACTCCAAAACTCTGCCCAAAGACATGGCCGAGATGGTCATGAAGGATCTGCAGAGTCGGATCATGAGCACCAGCAAGCACCTGTACCCTCCCGCTCCGATCGAAGACTCCCCTCCCGTGAGCCTGAGGAACATCCGTATGGCCAGCGCACCCGCTTACAAGCCTGGAGAAAAG ATTTCCACACGCAAGGCCTATGGGATGGCCATCACTAAGTTAGCTCGCTACAACGACCGTGTCGTGGCTCTTGACGGAGACACGAAGAACCTCACTTACTCGGAGATCTTCAAGAATGAGCATCCTAATCGCTTTGTGGAATGCTACATTGCCCAGCAGAATATG GTCAATGTTGCCATGGGATGTACCGCTCGTGAGAGGAACGTTGTGTTTGCCAGCACCCTGGCATCCTTTTTCACACGTGCCTACGACCAGCTCCGCATGGCAGCCATTTTAGATAGCAACGTCAATCTATGTGGCTCCCACTGCGGCCTGTCCACTG GAGAGGAGGGGCCCTCCTTGATGGGATTGGAGGACATGGCCATGTTCAGGGCCCTCCCTAGAACAACCATCTTTTACCCTTGTGATGGAGTGTCTACAGAGAAGGCTGTGGAACTGGCCGCATCCACAAAG GGTGTTTGCTATATCCGAACTAGCCGTCAAGACAATGCCATCATTTACAACAGCAATGACGATTTCCATGTTGGACAGGCTAAG GTGGTCTACCAGAGCAAAGAGGATCAGGTGACTGTGGTGGCTGCTGGAGTGACTCTGCATGAGGCTCTGGCAGCAGCTGAACACCTCAAGAAAG AGAGGATATACGTGCGGGTGATTGACGCGTTCACAATCAAACCACTTGACTCCAAGACCATCATTGACCACACGCGTGCCACCAGAGGAAGAATCCTTACTGTAGAGGACCATTACTATGAAG GTGGCCTGGGGGAGGCCGTGTGCTCGGCGGTTGTAAACGAGACTGGCTTCAATCTGCATCGTCTGGCCGTGTCTCACGTACCGCATAGCGGCAAACCGCAAGACCTCCTCAAAATCTACGGCATCGACCGTGACGCCATCGCCCAGGCCATACGCAAGATGCTCAGCACCTCCACCAACGCCAAGTAA
- the tkta gene encoding transketolase isoform X1, translating to MEDYHKPDQQTVQALRNIANRLRINSIKATTAAGTGHPTSCCNVAEIMSVLYFHTMKYRPDDPRNFHSDRFLMSKAQSAPALYSMWVETGFLKESELLSMCQVDSSLEGHLIPKQQFVDVTTGYLGQGLGVACGMAYTGKYFDKASYRVYCLLGDGEMSEGSVWEAMSFASYYQLDNLVAIMDINRLSQSDSAPLQHHAEKYQRRCEAFGWHAIIVDGHSVEELCKALSQPRHQPTAIIAKTIKGKGIPAAEDKMGWHSKTLPKDMAEMVMKDLQSRIMSTSKHLYPPAPIEDSPPVSLRNIRMASAPAYKPGEKISTRKAYGMAITKLARYNDRVVALDGDTKNLTYSEIFKNEHPNRFVECYIAQQNMVNVAMGCTARERNVVFASTLASFFTRAYDQLRMAAILDSNVNLCGSHCGLSTGEEGPSLMGLEDMAMFRALPRTTIFYPCDGVSTEKAVELAASTKGVCYIRTSRQDNAIIYNSNDDFHVGQAKVGISLMRLFDGFTGKESFCQVVYQSKEDQVTVVAAGVTLHEALAAAEHLKKERIYVRVIDAFTIKPLDSKTIIDHTRATRGRILTVEDHYYEGGLGEAVCSAVVNETGFNLHRLAVSHVPHSGKPQDLLKIYGIDRDAIAQAIRKMLSTSTNAK from the exons ATGGAGGATTACCACAAACCTGACCAACAGACAGTGCAGGCGTTGAGGAACATCGCCAATCGCCTAAGGATCAACTCCATCAAGGCGACTACCGCAGCAGGCACAGG aCATCCTACATCATGCTGCAATGTGGCCGAAATCATGTCTGTGCTCTACTTCCACACCATGAAGTACCGCCCCGACGACCCACGAAACTTCCACAGCGATCGCTTCCTCATGTCCAAG GCTCAATCTGCACCAGCCTTGTACTCCATGTGGGTTGAAACAGGCTTCCTAAAGGAGAGTGAGTTGCTGAGTATGTGCCAGGTTGACTCTTCACTGGAGGGCCACCTCATCCCA AAGCAGCAATTTGTGGACGTAACCACCGGCTATTTGGGACAGGGACTCGGTGTGGCCTGCGGAATGGCGTACACTGGGAAATACTTTGACAAAGCCAG CTACCGTGTTTACTGCCTGTTGGGGGATGGTGAAATGTCAGAAGGCTCCGTATGGGAAGCCATGTCGTTCGCTTCCTACTACCAGCTCGACAACCTAGTGGCCATCATGGACATCAACCGTCTGAGCCAAAGTGACTCTGCGCCTCTGCAGCATCATGCAGAGAAATACCAGAGACGCTGCGAAGCGTTCGG TTGGCACGCCATCATTGTGGATGGACACAGTGTGGAGGAGCTGTGCAAGGCTCTGAGCCAGCCACGCCATCAACCCACAGCTATCATTGCCAAAACCATCAAGGGCAAAGGCATTCCAG CCGCAGAAGATAAGATGGGATGGCACTCCAAAACTCTGCCCAAAGACATGGCCGAGATGGTCATGAAGGATCTGCAGAGTCGGATCATGAGCACCAGCAAGCACCTGTACCCTCCCGCTCCGATCGAAGACTCCCCTCCCGTGAGCCTGAGGAACATCCGTATGGCCAGCGCACCCGCTTACAAGCCTGGAGAAAAG ATTTCCACACGCAAGGCCTATGGGATGGCCATCACTAAGTTAGCTCGCTACAACGACCGTGTCGTGGCTCTTGACGGAGACACGAAGAACCTCACTTACTCGGAGATCTTCAAGAATGAGCATCCTAATCGCTTTGTGGAATGCTACATTGCCCAGCAGAATATG GTCAATGTTGCCATGGGATGTACCGCTCGTGAGAGGAACGTTGTGTTTGCCAGCACCCTGGCATCCTTTTTCACACGTGCCTACGACCAGCTCCGCATGGCAGCCATTTTAGATAGCAACGTCAATCTATGTGGCTCCCACTGCGGCCTGTCCACTG GAGAGGAGGGGCCCTCCTTGATGGGATTGGAGGACATGGCCATGTTCAGGGCCCTCCCTAGAACAACCATCTTTTACCCTTGTGATGGAGTGTCTACAGAGAAGGCTGTGGAACTGGCCGCATCCACAAAG GGTGTTTGCTATATCCGAACTAGCCGTCAAGACAATGCCATCATTTACAACAGCAATGACGATTTCCATGTTGGACAGGCTAAGGTAGGAATTTCTCTGATGCGCCTGTTTGATGGGTTTACTGGAAAAGAATCTTTTTGCCAGGTGGTCTACCAGAGCAAAGAGGATCAGGTGACTGTGGTGGCTGCTGGAGTGACTCTGCATGAGGCTCTGGCAGCAGCTGAACACCTCAAGAAAG AGAGGATATACGTGCGGGTGATTGACGCGTTCACAATCAAACCACTTGACTCCAAGACCATCATTGACCACACGCGTGCCACCAGAGGAAGAATCCTTACTGTAGAGGACCATTACTATGAAG GTGGCCTGGGGGAGGCCGTGTGCTCGGCGGTTGTAAACGAGACTGGCTTCAATCTGCATCGTCTGGCCGTGTCTCACGTACCGCATAGCGGCAAACCGCAAGACCTCCTCAAAATCTACGGCATCGACCGTGACGCCATCGCCCAGGCCATACGCAAGATGCTCAGCACCTCCACCAACGCCAAGTAA